A portion of the Adhaeribacter radiodurans genome contains these proteins:
- a CDS encoding HNH endonuclease, whose amino-acid sequence MELPFSKTYICPICLIKFSEEALSEKVKNNLTLEDAPPKSLGGSQIALTCKKCNNTCGHKVDFHLSVRLRELDERAFKPNTTQRVTLARMVKL is encoded by the coding sequence TTGGAATTACCCTTTAGCAAGACATACATTTGTCCAATTTGTTTAATCAAGTTTTCAGAAGAAGCATTAAGCGAGAAGGTAAAAAACAATCTTACATTGGAGGACGCTCCGCCAAAATCTTTAGGTGGTAGTCAAATTGCTTTAACCTGTAAGAAGTGTAACAATACATGTGGTCATAAAGTAGACTTCCACTTATCAGTTAGGTTGCGTGAGCTTGATGAAAGGGCATTTAAACCTAATACAACTCAAAGAGTGACCCTCGCAAGGATGGTAAAACTGTAA
- a CDS encoding PAS domain-containing sensor histidine kinase, protein MLATIFDQWSQSSKKVLFLFNMATGHFDYLSPSLTTLWGIKREQVLHDPKQLITAIDQDDQEAVTLRYEKVRQGISIEIEFNISLPENQQKQVKVEAQPILDDNHVITHLMGQAEDVTLQAQYREYLMEFSRKKNNTLHIVAHDLQGPLAIMKSVASLLDADHAEHRYEELTNYTQIINKAYHDCTQLIHEVLLDEHIHSVSTPVRRNRFDVVNKVRQTASTFIKSQVVKIPIHIESPEEKIMVELDEVKFTQIINNLITNSIKYTPPKGEITISLVSEGANLLLTHADTGIGIPVELQPYLFDKYNSKARRLGLNGEKSNGIGLSIIKDLVELQGGKIEVKSEENQGTTFYLTFPLLT, encoded by the coding sequence ATGCTAGCTACCATTTTTGATCAATGGAGTCAATCCAGTAAAAAAGTTCTGTTCCTCTTTAATATGGCCACTGGCCATTTTGATTATTTAAGCCCTTCTTTAACAACTCTTTGGGGAATAAAACGCGAGCAGGTTTTACATGATCCTAAGCAGCTAATCACGGCTATTGATCAGGATGATCAGGAAGCAGTTACTTTAAGATATGAGAAAGTACGCCAGGGTATTTCTATTGAAATTGAATTTAATATTTCGCTACCAGAAAACCAGCAGAAACAAGTTAAAGTAGAAGCCCAGCCTATTCTGGATGATAACCACGTGATAACCCACCTGATGGGCCAAGCCGAAGATGTTACTTTACAAGCCCAGTATCGCGAATATTTGATGGAGTTTAGCCGCAAAAAGAATAATACCTTGCACATTGTGGCCCACGATTTACAAGGCCCATTAGCTATTATGAAAAGCGTGGCCTCTTTACTAGATGCCGACCATGCCGAGCACCGGTATGAAGAACTGACCAACTATACCCAAATTATTAATAAGGCTTACCATGATTGCACCCAGCTTATTCATGAAGTACTATTAGACGAACATATTCATTCGGTGAGTACACCGGTAAGGCGCAATCGATTTGATGTTGTAAATAAGGTGCGACAAACGGCATCTACTTTTATCAAGTCCCAGGTGGTAAAAATACCCATTCACATTGAATCTCCGGAAGAAAAAATTATGGTGGAGTTGGATGAGGTAAAATTTACGCAAATCATCAATAACCTGATTACGAATTCCATTAAGTATACCCCACCGAAAGGAGAAATAACGATATCCCTGGTTTCGGAAGGGGCCAACTTACTGTTAACTCATGCAGATACCGGAATAGGTATTCCGGTGGAATTGCAACCTTATTTATTTGATAAGTATAACTCTAAAGCCCGGCGCCTAGGTTTGAACGGCGAAAAATCAAATGGTATTGGCTTATCCATTATTAAGGACCTGGTAGAGCTACAAGGCGGCAAAATAGAAGTGAAAAGCGAAGAAAATCAAGGTACCACGTTTTACCTTACTTTTCCTCTCCTTACTTAA
- a CDS encoding thioredoxin family protein, whose protein sequence is MPFFRFLFFFLVLIYLGVFPCKASAETKNYNKPDKPKKATIQWLTFEEAVAKSKKEPRKIFIDVYTDWCGWCRKMEKSTFADPTVADYVNKNYYAVRLDAEGTKPITVEGKTYKFNEANRSHELAYALLQGQLSFPTTVYLDENLKIISPVPGYLDVKTFRNIITYFGENHYKKVTFEQFTAGQKQAGKQK, encoded by the coding sequence ATGCCTTTCTTCCGATTTCTATTCTTCTTTTTAGTTTTAATTTACTTGGGTGTATTCCCTTGTAAGGCCAGTGCCGAAACTAAAAACTACAATAAGCCGGATAAACCTAAAAAAGCAACTATTCAGTGGCTTACCTTTGAAGAAGCCGTAGCAAAAAGTAAAAAAGAACCACGTAAAATTTTTATAGATGTATACACAGATTGGTGTGGCTGGTGCCGCAAAATGGAAAAAAGTACCTTTGCGGATCCCACCGTTGCCGATTATGTGAATAAGAACTATTACGCTGTGCGGTTAGATGCCGAAGGCACAAAACCCATTACCGTAGAAGGAAAAACCTACAAGTTTAATGAAGCAAACCGTTCGCATGAGCTAGCCTACGCTTTACTTCAAGGTCAATTAAGTTTTCCGACTACCGTTTACCTCGACGAAAATTTAAAAATTATATCACCGGTGCCGGGCTACCTTGACGTAAAAACGTTCCGGAATATTATTACCTATTTTGGGGAAAACCATTATAAGAAAGTAACTTTCGAACAATTTACCGCCGGCCAAAAGCAAGCTGGCAAACAAAAATAA
- a CDS encoding cold-shock protein — MNNGTVKFFNDLKGFGFIKEANSDQDYFVHVSGLLQDIRENDQVTFDLQEGRKGLNAINVKLA, encoded by the coding sequence ATGAATAACGGAACAGTAAAATTCTTTAATGACCTGAAAGGGTTCGGGTTTATCAAAGAAGCAAATTCAGATCAAGATTACTTTGTCCATGTATCTGGCTTGTTGCAAGATATCAGAGAAAATGACCAGGTAACTTTTGACCTGCAAGAAGGAAGAAAAGGATTAAATGCAATAAACGTGAAACTCGCTTAA
- the mnmE gene encoding tRNA uridine-5-carboxymethylaminomethyl(34) synthesis GTPase MnmE: MSNASFFSNHDTIVAVATAAGKGAIAVIRLSGLQAVQIANSVFKGKDLRTQASHTIHFGTIRDGARLVDEVLVSLFLAPHSYTKENVVEISCHGSDYIVQEIIKLLLKNGARLAQAGEFTKRAFLNGQFDLAQAEAVADLIAADSSKSHEVALKQMRGGFSAEIKALRAQLIHFASLIELELDFGEEDVEFADRSALENLIHELQRLIRNLLQSFALGNVIKNGVPTVIVGKPNAGKSTLLNVLLNEEKAIVSDVPGTTRDFIEDETSIEGISFRFIDTAGLRETQDKVEAIGVERSRQKIEEAALIIYLFDVNELTPADLALELQSLNSNGKPVLAVANKVDLASNLNQAAYEAVTPILFIAAADKTGIELLKEKLISTVNQGNLNTGSSTIVTNLRHYTSLEQTYQALDAVLQGLSTGISGDFLAADIRRALYALGEITGDITTDDLLENIFSKFCIGK, translated from the coding sequence TTGTCAAACGCATCTTTTTTTTCTAACCACGATACCATTGTAGCGGTAGCTACTGCTGCAGGTAAAGGCGCAATAGCCGTAATTCGATTATCTGGGCTCCAAGCCGTTCAAATAGCAAATTCCGTTTTTAAGGGGAAAGATTTACGTACCCAGGCGTCGCATACCATTCATTTTGGTACCATCCGCGACGGAGCCAGGCTCGTAGACGAAGTGCTGGTATCTTTGTTTTTAGCGCCTCACTCCTACACCAAAGAAAACGTAGTCGAGATTTCCTGCCACGGCTCCGATTATATTGTGCAGGAAATAATAAAATTACTGTTAAAAAATGGTGCTCGTTTGGCCCAGGCCGGCGAATTTACTAAACGGGCTTTTCTGAATGGCCAGTTTGATTTAGCTCAGGCGGAGGCCGTAGCTGATTTAATTGCTGCCGATTCTTCTAAATCGCACGAAGTAGCTTTAAAACAAATGCGTGGTGGTTTTTCTGCCGAGATTAAAGCCCTGCGGGCCCAACTGATACACTTTGCCTCGTTAATTGAACTGGAATTAGATTTCGGAGAAGAAGACGTGGAATTTGCTGACCGTTCGGCATTAGAAAACCTGATTCACGAATTACAAAGGCTCATCCGCAACTTATTGCAATCTTTTGCTTTAGGCAACGTAATTAAAAACGGCGTACCAACCGTAATCGTGGGAAAACCTAATGCCGGGAAATCTACTTTGCTCAACGTTTTACTCAACGAAGAAAAAGCCATTGTATCCGATGTACCGGGTACTACCCGCGATTTTATCGAAGACGAAACTTCCATTGAAGGAATCTCTTTTCGGTTTATTGATACCGCTGGCTTGCGCGAAACCCAGGATAAGGTAGAAGCTATTGGCGTGGAACGCTCCCGTCAGAAAATAGAAGAAGCTGCCTTAATTATTTATTTATTTGATGTAAATGAGCTTACTCCCGCCGATCTGGCTTTAGAGCTGCAAAGCTTAAATTCGAATGGCAAACCCGTTTTAGCCGTAGCCAATAAAGTAGATTTAGCGAGTAATTTAAATCAAGCTGCCTATGAAGCGGTTACCCCCATACTGTTTATTGCTGCCGCGGATAAAACCGGCATCGAACTGCTGAAAGAAAAATTAATTTCTACGGTAAACCAAGGTAACCTTAATACCGGTTCCAGTACCATTGTTACCAATCTACGACATTACACTAGCTTAGAGCAAACGTATCAAGCCCTTGATGCTGTTTTGCAAGGTTTATCTACTGGCATCAGTGGCGATTTCTTAGCCGCCGACATTCGCCGGGCTTTATATGCTCTAGGTGAAATTACTGGCGATATAACTACCGATGATTTATTAGAAAATATTTTTAGTAAGTTTTGTATCGGAAAGTAA